A genomic stretch from Asterias rubens chromosome 7, eAstRub1.3, whole genome shotgun sequence includes:
- the LOC117292944 gene encoding kynurenine 3-monooxygenase-like, whose amino-acid sequence MGSTDMNSSSALNVAVVGGGLVGSLEAILLAKRGFNVELYEAREDIRTLEHVSGRSINLALSVRGRAALQLVGLEEQTVRDGIPMNARLIHSLSGKLSSQPYGKEGQFILSVDRRLLNETLLTEAEKYPNIQLHFSHKLLQANLDKGTLVFKKEDGSEMTVQPDLIIGCDGAYSAIRKQMIRLGRMSYSQEYIPHGYMELCIPPKEGKFATRINYLHIWPRDEFMMIALPNMDASFTCTLFMPFAQFDQIKNEGETAGLDFFRKYFPDAIPLIGEEEIQETFLKNRGLPMVSIKCSHYNYKDRVLIMGDAAHAMVPFYGQGMNCGFEDCVVLEELLEKYNNDFAKVLPAFSEQRAPDAQAMCDLAMYNYVEMRSLVNSRWFLYKKKVDKFLNWLMPKKYIPLYTMVTFSRIRYHSVIQQWKRQDKFVEKTLFYLMCVPAASIGVFMLSYFKPSTFSWLRK is encoded by the exons ATGGGTAGCACCGATATGAATTCGTCGTCTGCTCTAAATGTCGCTGTTGTCGGGGGAGGTTTG GTTGGATCTCTTGAAGCTATTCTGTTGGCAAAGCGTGGATTCAATGTGGAGCTGTATGAAGCAAGAGAAG ATATTCGCACTTTGGAACATGTGAGTGGACGAAGCATTAACCTGGCACTGTCTGTCAGAGGGAGAGCTGCATTGCAATTGGTTGGATTGGAAGAGCAG ACTGTGCGTGATGGAATACCAATGAATGCCCGGTTAATCCACAGTTTGTCTGGCAAACTTTCATCTCAACCCTATGGCAAAGAGGGCCAG TTCATCTTGTCTGTGGATCGGCGGCTCTTAAATGAAACACTTCTAACAG aggCTGAAAAGTATCCCAACATTCAACTCCACTTCTCCCACAAGCTACTCCAGGCTAATTTGGACAAAGGAACGCTTGTGTTCAAgaa AGAGGATGGGTCCGAGATGACAGTGCAGCCAGATTTGATCATCGGCTGTGATGGCGCTTACTCCGCCATCCGGAAACAGATGATTCGACTTGGACGTATGAGTTATAGCCAAGAATACATACCCCATGGGTATATGGAGCTGTGTATACCACCCAAAGAAGGCAAG TTTGCCACCAGAATAAACTACCTTCATATCTGGCCGAGGGATGAATTCATGATGATAGCACTGCCCAACATGGATGCCTCGTTCACATGCACGCTGTTCATGCCATTCGCACAGTTCGATCAGATCAAGAACGAAGGAGAGACGGCTGGGTTAGATTTCTTTAGAAAGTATTTTCCTGATGCCATCCCCCTCATAGGAGAAGAGGAGATACAAGAAACCTTTCTGAAGAATCGTGGGTTACCGATGGTGTCGATCAAA TGTTCCCATTATAACTACAAGGACAGAGTTCTGATAATGGGAGATGCAGCCCACGCTATGGTGCCCTTTTATGGACAAGGAatgaactgt GGATTCGAGGACTGCGTTGTACTGGAAGAGTTGTTGGAGAAATATAACAACGATTTTG CTAAAGTACTCCCTGCATTCAGTGAACAAAGAGCTCCTGACGCTCAAGCCATGTGTGATCTAGCCATGTATAATTATGTTGAG ATGAGATCCCTCGTGAACTCCAGGTGGTTCCTGTACAAGAAGAAAGTGGATAAATTTTTAAACTGGCTGATGCCGAAGAAGTACATTCCATTATACACTATGGTGACATTCAGTCGCATACGATATCATTCTGTCATACAACAGTGGAAAAGACAAGATAAG tttgttgagaaaacattgttttaccTGATGTGCGTTCCAGCTGCCAGCATCGGAGTCTTCATGTTGAGTTACTTCAAACCAAGCACATTCAGCTGGTTAAGAAAATGA
- the LOC117292945 gene encoding uncharacterized protein LOC117292945 encodes MEQMTSAVTALLVLVLICIEPVAAQASGGISGVAIGLIVAGVVAVVVIVVCIIIGCMIYKRKHLGRLELEHPEFERTGEPYYKASVTNETIIPSATQARYDTTDSNASLDRTATADSDGDAVSVDDGMSSRTERREKFELELMELQPYASTFNEMSKDVQERIKNAKHGNPRVNGYKAVSRDLSRVQHLLSKRNSSGFKIPPDGAELLSWALETRTKYVELQRYKSLKDSGDSSEPPEMASIMWIQSKDDSLFEDKSSFDESAVI; translated from the exons ATGGAGCAGATGACATCTGCAGTAACTGCCTTGTTGGTGTTGGTTCTTATTTGTATTGAGCCAGTTGCTGCTCAAGCCAGTG GTGGTATATCCGGTGTAGCGATTGGTCTTATCGTGGCTGGAGTGGTTGCTGTTGTTGTCATCGTTGTGTGTATTATTATTGGCTGCATGATCTACAAGAGGAAACA TCTTGGTCGTCTAGAATTAGAACATCCTGAATTTGAACGTACGGGGGAGCCCTACTACAAGGCGTCAGTAACTAATGAAACCATAATCCCTAGTGCTACTCAGGCCCGATATGACACAACAGATTCCAATGCCTCATTGGATAGGACGGCAACTGCGGATTCAG ATGGAGACGCAGTATCAGTTGATGATGGTATGTCGTCAAGGACTGAGAGAAGAGAGAAGTTTGAACTGGAGTTGATGGAGTTACAACCTTATGCCAGCACCTTCAACGAAATGTCCAAAGATGTACAAGAACGAATCAAGAATGCCAAGCATGGCAACCCCAGGGTGAATGGATACAA GGCTGTATCCAGAGATCTGAGTCGGGTACAGCATTTACTGAGTAAGAGGAATTCCTCTGGGTTTAAGATTCCTCCAGATGGGGCCGAGCTCTTATCATGGGCCTTGGAGACCAGAACAAAATATGTGGAACTACAACGG TACAAGTCGCTTAAAGACAGCGGTGATTCTTCCGAGCCTCCAGAGATGGCTTCCATCATGTGGATCCAATCTAAAGATGATTCTCTCTTTGAGGATAAGTCATCTTTCGATGAGAGCGCCGTCATATGA
- the LOC117292439 gene encoding kelch-like ECH-associated protein 1, whose product MNQFDDPSQDQDETQPSDHLLLKLSPFFDSGSLSDITLMVGSSIFHAHKLILSSWSPVFKEMLLKRSNSDEPHVLEDDQEYEVIFSDFLKFMYTETIEISKDTVYSFIKLSKKYEVDEICELCEEFLIGEVSNDTIALQTLTDAEEFGFTKMYDHCFKFLETNFFHLSDSSLQKMGPSLFLKMLESSDLVVLSERHLFNQAVDWLYTGGHDYDKYTKEVISKIHFTHMSSLDLCSLKRGITAPAVMSDRSLQIQSSLNDSGLQDSIHDAFEWKALVSEEKELSLLPCDTKSTLSKKHCVEPRICISGPVSSNYQHLSLSEKKPKR is encoded by the exons ATGAATCAG TTTGATGACCCATCTCAAGACCAAGACGAAACTCAACCCAGTGATCATCTTCTGCTCAAACTTTCGCCATTCTTTGACAGCGGCAGTCTAAGTGACATCACTTTGATGGTTGGGTCAAGCATCTTCCATGCCCATAAACTGATCTTATCTTCATGGAGTCCAGTATTCAAGGAGATGTTACTCAAGAGGTCAAACTCAGACGAGCCACATGTCTTGGAGGACGATCAAGAATATGAGGTGATCTTCTCTGACTTTTTAAAGTTCATGTATACAGAGACAATTGAGATCAGTAAAGATACTGTCTATTCCTTTATCAAGCTTTCTAAGAAGTATGAAGTCGATGAGATTTGTGAGCTGTGTGAGGAATTTCTTATAGGAGAGGTTTCCAATGACACTATAGCCCTCCAAACACTTACAGATGCTGAAGAGTTTGGATTTACCAAGATGTATGATCACTGTTTCAAGTTCCTTGAAACAAACTTTTTTCACCTATCCGATTCCTCTTTACAAAAGATGGGTCCGAGTTTGTTTCTTAAGATGTTGGAGAGCTCCGACCTGGTTGTGCTAAGTGAAAGGCATCTTTTCAATCAAGCTGTTGATTGGCTTTACACAGGTGGTCATGACTATGATAAGTACACTAAGGAAGTCATCTCCAAGATTCACTTTACCCATATGTCCTCCTTAGATCTCTGTTCACTTAAAAGAGGAATTACAGCTCCCGCTGTTATGTCTGATAGGTCACTGCAGATCCAAAGTTCACTGAATGATTCAGGTCTTCAAGATTCAATTCATGACGCTTTTGAGTGGAAAGCTCTTGTATCTGAGGAAAAAGAATTAAGTCTTCTTCCATGTGACACAAAAAGCACCTTATctaaaaaacattgtgttgaACCTCGTATTTGCATCTCGGGGCCTGTCAGTAGTAACTATCAGCATCTGAgtttgtcagaaaaaaaaccaaagcgTTGA
- the LOC117292441 gene encoding BTB/POZ domain-containing protein 17-like, which produces MLFDKKWAPKPSGDSVRTQTLNEPEDCADCFEHFLKFMYTEELELTKETVHPMLLLADKYMVSDLHEICEAYLMQVLESTTTPWVDAVQAMTTATEGLTRIQEKCYSLMENNFYAIPESNNLRPDVFLALLGRSGLVVPNEKFVLRRAKAWLSKNRVELEGLIKQVLSLIRYEHIPARDLEKLSFLEQSLILQPMLKECVFEAFKYRAFAGEGSYTSMARFSDPRVYMEPEFCVRISNPVCQHQVESSPFRRLTLEKEEEDKEFEHFEKFKLFCPVARQGEQGNVYLINEDMWKVGGRAVKEDDAARWSIKFRVLPHFEDIGRSFVMALLIRKDQTYIDCISSVAKGDVGKKLELDVPWEALDCSPQHLWIKVAIFISGCDKSWVKK; this is translated from the coding sequence ATGCTTTTTGATAAGAAATGGGCACCAAAACCAAGTGGCGACAGTGTCCGCACCCAGACACTGAATGAGCCAGAAGACTGTGCTGACTGCTTTGAACACTTCCTGAAATTCATGTACACAGAAGAACTGGAGCTGACCAAAGAGACTGTACACCCTATGCTGCTATTGGCTGACAAGTATATGGTCAGTGATCTTCATGAGATTTGTGAAGCGTATCTAATGCAAGTATTAGAATCAACAACAACACCTTGGGTTGATGCTGTACAGGCTATGACAACGGCAACAGAGGGGCTTACTAGGATCCAGGAAAAGTGCTACAGTCTCATGGAAAACAACTTTTATGCAATACCAGAGAGTAACAACCTACGGCCTGATGTTTTTCTTGCTTTACTGGGTAGATCGGGCCTAGTCGTTCCTAATGAGAAGTTTGTGCTTCGTAGGGCAAAAGCTTGGCTCAGCAAGAACCGTGTGGAATTGGAAGGACTGATTAAGCAAGTTTTGTCACTGATTCGTTATGAGCACATCCCGGCAAGAGATTTGGAAAAGCTGTCATTTCTGGAACAGTCTCTAATACTCCAGCCGATGCTGAAGGAGTGTGTGTTTGAGGCATTCAAGTACAGGGCATTTGCAGGGGAGGGCTCATACACCAGCATGGCTAGATTTTCCGACCCTCGTGTCTACATGGAGCCAGAGTTCTGCGTAAGAATATCCAACCCTGTGTGTCAGCATCAGGTGGAATCATCACCCTTCAGACGGCTTACTCTTgaaaaggaggaagaggataaagaatttgaacattttgaaaagttcaagTTGTTTTGTCCTGTGGCGCGTCAGGGAGAACAGGGGAATGTGTACCTCATTAACGAAGACATGTGGAAAGTCGGTGGTCGCGCTGTCAAAGAAGATGACGCAGCTAGGTGGAGCATAAAGTTCAGAGTACTACCACATTTTGAGGATATTGGACGAAGCTTTGTCATGGCATTGCTCATTAGGAAAGACCAAACGTACATTGACTGTATTTCCTCTGTGGCTAAAGGAGATGTTGGGAAGAAACTAGAGCTGGATGTACCTTGGGAGGCTCTAGATTGTAGCCCTCAACACCTTTGGATAAAAGTGGCAATTTTTATTTCGGGTTGTGATAAGAGTTGGGTAAAGAAGtag